One segment of Pangasianodon hypophthalmus isolate fPanHyp1 chromosome 10, fPanHyp1.pri, whole genome shotgun sequence DNA contains the following:
- the LOC128319116 gene encoding protein TUNAR-like produces the protein MSSQSKKAIPPSMPSAMFLLMPCKVCLRRQLQTTSEKMVNTSHGDEEKGIQDKESKEETILAMLGIIGTILNLVVIIFVYIYTTL, from the exons ATGTCTTCACAGTCCAAGAAGGCAATCCCCCCCAGCATGCCCAGTGCTATGTTCCTCCTGATGCCGTGCAAG GTCTGTCTGAGAAGGCAACTGCAGACTACTTCAGAGAAAATGGTAAACACTTCTCACGGTGATGAGGAAAAAGGAATTCAAGACAAGGAAAGCAAGGAGGAAACCATTTTGGCCATGCTAGGCATTATTGGGACTATCCTCAACTTGGTTGTTATCATCTTTGTGTACatctacacaacactgtaa